From Bdellovibrionales bacterium:
AAACTTCCAGATTTGAACTGTCTCGAAGTTCAAAGCGCCGTCAATCAAGTCATCGGGACTTGTAAGAGCATGGGCGTAGAAGTTATCGATTAAATTTTGTTATTTTAAGAACAGGGATAAAAAATGGCAGCAGGAAAAAGATATAAGAATGCGAAAAAAGAAGTCGAAGCCGGCAAGAAGTATACTGTCGATGCGGCTTTCGAACTATTGATGAAAACCTCAACTGCAAAATTCGATGAGACCATCGAAGCAGCTTTTCAACTTGGTGTTGACCCAAAACAGGGTGACCAGCAAGTTCGTGGCGCTGTTGCGGTACCCAACGGTATCGGTAAAACAGTTCGCGTTGTGGTGTTCGCCAAAGGCCCTAAAGAAAAAGAAGCCAGAGATGCCGGTGCCGACTTTGTTGGATCCGATGATCTCGTTGAAAAAATCAACGGTGGTTGGATGGAATTCGATAAAGCGATTGCCACTCCAGACATGATGGCGACGGTTTCTAAAGTGGCAAAGGTTTTAGGGCCTCGTGGCCTTATGCCTAACCCTAAAGTAGGAACAGTAACGATGAACGTCGGTGAAGCTGTTTCTTCTGAAAAGAAGGGTAAATTGAGTTTTAGAATTGATAAGGCTGGCATCGTGCACGCGGGAATTGGCAAAAAATCTATGGGCGCTCAAAAGCTAAAAGAGAATTTTATGTCTCTGCTTGGAGCTGTTCTAAAAGCTAAACCTGCTACGAGCAAAGGTGTGTATCTTAAGAAGATCGCTGTGTCCTCCACAATGGGCCCCGGCGTGACCATGGATATGCAACAAGCTCAGGGCTTACTCGCTCAACCTTAATCTATAAAAGTTTATAAAAATCGCGCGGTCGATGAAATTAGGTGCGATCTCTTTTAAGGAGATCGTTTAAACCAGCGGGTGAAATCGCAGGGCCTATGGAGACGGTAAAAGCTTTTTTCGTAAGAAGCCTCCGTAAAACAACTGATCGCAGAAATCCAGCTCGGCGTTATTAAACACGGCCAAGCTAGAAGGAGGAAAAGAATGTTAACTACACGCGCCCAAAAGGACGAAGAAATCTCGTCACTTTCAGATAAAATGGGACGCGCTAAGGCTACATTTGTTGTCGACTACAAAGGCATGAATGTGGAGCAAGTGACAAACGTCAGAAAAAAACTGACGGCACTTCAGTGTGAAGTGAAAGTTGTCAGAAACACCCTCGCAATCCGAGCCCTTAAAAACCACCCCAAAAGTGAGACTGCTATCGCTAATGAGTTGGTGGGTACGAACGCTTTCGTTTTCGTATACGAAGACATCAGTGCTTCTGCCAAGGCTCTTTCGCAATTGAGCGACGAGATCGAGAATCTCAAGCTCAAGACGGGTGTTATGGAAGGCGAAAAGCTTGATAAAGCAAAGATCAAGTATCTTTCGACTCTTCCATCCAAAGATGCTCTACGTGGTCAGTTACTGAGTGTGATGAACGCACCAGCGACACAAATGGTACG
This genomic window contains:
- the rplA gene encoding 50S ribosomal protein L1, with the translated sequence MAAGKRYKNAKKEVEAGKKYTVDAAFELLMKTSTAKFDETIEAAFQLGVDPKQGDQQVRGAVAVPNGIGKTVRVVVFAKGPKEKEARDAGADFVGSDDLVEKINGGWMEFDKAIATPDMMATVSKVAKVLGPRGLMPNPKVGTVTMNVGEAVSSEKKGKLSFRIDKAGIVHAGIGKKSMGAQKLKENFMSLLGAVLKAKPATSKGVYLKKIAVSSTMGPGVTMDMQQAQGLLAQP
- the rplJ gene encoding 50S ribosomal protein L10; translation: MLTTRAQKDEEISSLSDKMGRAKATFVVDYKGMNVEQVTNVRKKLTALQCEVKVVRNTLAIRALKNHPKSETAIANELVGTNAFVFVYEDISASAKALSQLSDEIENLKLKTGVMEGEKLDKAKIKYLSTLPSKDALRGQLLSVMNAPATQMVRLMSAAPRSFLNVMNAKKDKG